From the genome of Bos javanicus breed banteng chromosome 23, ARS-OSU_banteng_1.0, whole genome shotgun sequence:
ATGCATCTGTATTTCCCTCCTGGTTACACAGGTTTTGGGTTTGGGGGAGGAAGAGTCCAGAGGTAAGGGCCCTTCTCATCACACCAGGTCAAGGTTACATGCTGTCCGGCTGATCTgtccttgttgttgttgaagtGATGACCTTTGCTCTTCAGAAGGAAACGCCGTGGCCAGCCGACACTCGACGAGTGCCGAGTTACGCTCCACCTTCTCGAGGGCCGTGTACCTACATGTACTGTCTGCAGTTCTTCCACGGGAGAGGTTTCTCTCTTCTCCGTTTCTTTCTTGCTTCATTCAATCATTTTCTATATCACCATGGAACTGGGGATAGTCCTTTGATATACTCaggactcagtcgtgtctggctctttttcgaccccatggacttcagcctgcctgGTTCCTATGTcagtgagatttcccaggcaatagtactggagcggattgccatttcctcctccaggggatcttcccaacccagggacagaacctgcgtctcctgcatctcctgcctcagcaggcagattcgttaccactgtgcTATCTGGAAAGCCCACAGttcttttatactttgggttattAACCAacatgactttattttgttgctcaaatcaGGAGCTTGTCTCTTTGACATAGGACTGCTGCTGTGTGTATGACAAGGAACATTCTGacattccatttatttcttttaaattttattgaagatggtgactgcagccgtgaaattaaaagacgcttactccttggaaggaaagttatgaccaacctagatagcatattcaaaagcagagacattgctttgccaacaaaggttcgtctagtcaaggctatggtttttccagtggtcatgtatggatgtgagagttggactgtgaagaaggctgagcgctgaagaattgatgcttttgaagtgtggtgttggagaagactcttgagagtcccttggactgcaaggagatccaaccagtccattctgaaggagatcagccctgggatttctttggaaggaatgatgctgaagctgaaactccagcactttggccacctcatgccaagagttgactcattggaaaagactctgatgctgggagggattgagggcaggaggagaaggggacgacagaggatgagatggctggatggcatcactgactcgatggacatgagtctgagtgaactccaggagttggtgatggacagggaggcctggcgtgctgcgattcatggggtcgcaaagagtcggacacgactgagcgactgatctgatctgatctgatagttgatttaaaatgttgtgttaatttctgctgtagagcaaagtgatgtgttatatacattctttttcatattattttccattgtgatttaatcacgggatattgagtatagtttcctgtccTGTCCAGTCGGACCCTGTTTGTTCATCCCATATATGATGGTTTTCACCTGCTCATCCCAGACTCCCAGTCCTCCCCTCCCCTAACGCCCGCCCACCCCCTTGGTAACCACCTGTCTGTTCTATAGGCTGTGAGTCTCTTTCCTTTGTAGATATGTTGATCTGTATCATGTATTAgtttctacatgtaagtgataacacACTTCTTAACCACGGGAAGGCAAATGTGACATCTGTGAGTTTTAGCAAACAAAAGCAGCCCCAAATTCTAGATCAATTTGTTATACTAATTGTTTTTAAACTCAATAAgagttcaaaattaaattttaaccaAGCTTTTAATTGGGCCCTATCAATCAGATTTATAATTGAATTGCTTTTCGCATAGAAGTCTTATCTTCACGTTGCTACTTCTTTTCACTTCCCTTGATCAGGAACAATGAATTGGCATGTACTCCTCCAGTTTTTCTCAAGATATTCCTTGTAGGTTTTTTAAAGGATAGATTTTGTGACATTTTTATTACTTCCACAGAACAAAAGTAGCTGTTGCACTTTCATTTATGATAGGTTTTGTAAATGTCAAATTCCTTGTTAGTCAAAAGTTAACATTTCAAAAGTCAAAGGATGATGTAAATAAAGTTCAAATGTACACAGTAGACTTTGAAGTAATTTCATATCACTTTCTCCCATGCTCCAAAAATCAAGATAACCTACCTTTCAAATAgctatttgaaagaaagaaatcagactgtagtaaaaaaaaaaaaaaaaggacacgatgttttaaaatatatctacctGCATTTCAAGtataaataaaaagcatgaacatacaggttcaaaaaaaaaaagaaaacagtgtgaAATCCATGTGCTATGACTGCTTTGtacattttaagtttattaacCCTGATACCAATTCCTTGAAACTAACTCTTCCAGAATTTTGGAGGATTTAAAATTAGACTTTTATCAACTTTAGAAGTaagctaaatattttttttcctcttgctatctccaaggaaataaaattgttCAAGTGTATTGGTGATTCCGttgtgtcttttatttcttctcattattttctcaattttaataaaattacagaCATTTTTGTCATGCTTtcaaaggaagagaaatggagaTCAGAGAGCTCAGGATACTAACATAAATTTAGGGTTACAACCTCAGATGTTCTCTGGGGCCAGACAAGTGACGTGCACACACATTCCAGTGTGCCCAGCAGAAACAAGATAAGCTGGAGATAAGTTCCTGTCTGTTCACTGTCTTTCAAGGAAAAAAGCATCACAAGGGCCAGGGCCTCTGCCATGTGCTTAAAAAATCTCCTGATTTTTAAGTTAGTAGTTATTTTTCTGGAAGCATAGTGTGTGGTCTGTGAGCTGCTTTTAACCCACAAATCGTCTGCAAACCCATTTGTTGTTGTCtcgttgctaagtcgtgtccaactctttgtgaccccgtgggcttccctgtccttcactatctcccagagctactcaaactcatgtccattgagtcagtgatgccatccaaccatctcatcctctgtcatccccttctcctcctgccctcaatctttcccaacatctgggccttttccagtgggtcggctctccgcatcaggtggccaaattattggagcttcagcttcagcatcagtccttccaatgaatattcaggaccgatttcctttaggatggactggttgaatctccttgcagtccaagggactcttgagagtcttctccaacaccacagttcaaaagcatcaattcctcagtgctcagctttctttagggtccaactctcacatccctacatgacaactggaaaaaccatagcttggactatacggacctttcttggcaaagtgacctctctgctttttaatactccatCTAGGTtcgtcacagcttttcttccaaggagcaagcgtcttttaactgcCCAGAAGAACTTTACACTGGGAGCTAACCGACTTAACCACAATAACTTAGCATAAGACATAGAATTGTCAGGACCATTTGAATTCTCCTACTGGCTGATCTGAGCACTATATTTGAGAGATTCAACAAACATGAAAAGGTTGCTGGGTGACTGAAGAATCAGAGTAAACAGAGACGAGGATCCTAGCAGACGACATCACCAACCGATGACGACGGGACACACTCGTTTACTCACCGATACATCCTGTCTTGGGTGTGCCAGGCAGCAGAAATACAGCGAGTACAGGAACTGTCTAGAGTCAGgcggcaataaataaataagcaaacgaGAAAACTAGCCCTTAGTGATAACTACGGCGCAGGAAAGTAGAATTCAGTAATGCGATCGCAGGTGTCTGACAGGCTGCCCCGTACCAGCTAGTGATCCCGAACACTTCCACTTCTTTCTCCTGACTCATTTTGTTCTAGGTCCCTCTGTGAGGTCACTTGTGATATGTCTTAATAAATTAAAGAGGACTTTAATTGTTAACTTTTAATCTTCTTGACTCgatttggcgggggggggggggggcatgtCGATCCAAGATGAATTTAGGAAAATCCTAATCTAATCGCTAACTTAATTACAACGACCAGGTCAGTGTGGTGCTGGCTAATTCCAAACATCTCAGGTGActtccttttagttttttttttttattttaaatttatttttctttttttttttttaattttttattcctttatttctcatgtgttccccatcctgaaaattgctttacaaagttgtgttggtttctgccaaccatcaacatgaatcagccacaggcacatGTATGTCCCCTCTCTGTTGGATCtcactcccaccccctcccctgccctcccctctaggttgttatagagccggggtttgagttccctgagtcaaacAGCAAATTCCGGTTGgctatctattctatatatggcagtgtaagtttccatgttactctctccatatagCTTGAATTTTAAGGGGTACCATTTCAAGTATGTCCCCCAGTTCTGGAAATGTACCACTTGAGGGGTTTTGCTACCATTTTGAAACAAGAGCTAACAACAGTTGGCAATGAAACTCCTCCCCAAGGCCAGGGATTCTCCCActtaaaaatcagttcagttcagtcgctcagtcgtgtctgactctttgccaccccatgcatATTGacaaatatcttttcaaagtctttcctatgattttttttttggatttcctttctgcTTGCTTTGTTGAGGTTTTGTTGTTTACCCTGCCTGTTGAAATAGAGGAAACCCCAGAGTGTAAAGTCAGAAGATCTGGTTCCAAGCTAGACGTTTAGCTCTGCCTGCCCTGGTATTCACCTAAGCCTGCAGCTTCATCTTGAGAACCTACCTCTTGGGGGTCCCAAGAGGACTGAGTGACCGGGTGTATCTGAAAGCCAACACTGCCAGGTTCAGTCTTTACTGAAACACTGAACACTAACGAAGTGCTTGGTGTTTAGATATGTGCAGGGTTTGAAACCCATTTCTCCGAGGTCTGGCATTTCCTGCGGGCCCCTTGCTTATCTAATCTCCCCTTCTCAGGCTCACAGGAGACTCCACGAGCTCCCTGCCCCCAAGGCCCCTGGAAGCCTTTAAAGAATTCTCACTCTCTCTCCGGGCGGGCGTGCTAGTATTTTATATAGTAAGTACGTATTGCCCGTAACAAAGAGGAACCCCAGGTTAAAAATGTAAGCAAATAATGGAAATCCAAGAGTACATTCTGTAAGCACAGCTTCTTTTGGAAAGCAAAAGCATTTCTTCCACTTTTTCTTCCCTAAACAAGGGTGGAAATTGACTACTCTATTTGAGACCCTCATTAATAAACTTCCCAGAATGTCAAGTCAAGGGTCTGTATCATTGGGCAAGCCGGGTGCGGGAGGAAATGTGTGAATGCGGCCGTTTGCCGCAGGGCGGTGTTCTGTGTACCGCGCTGGCGACACCGGCGGCCCGGGAGcgcgggaggggaggggaggccggCCCGCGGTGCCCCGTGCGCTCCGCCGGGATCGGAGTGCACCtcggggagagggtgggggacgCCTGCACCTTCGAGATCCGGTGTTGATATTTACATGTAACTCCAGGTTGGCAATATATCCGTCCGGCATCGTGTTTAGACAGCATTCCTTTGGGAGTAGGGCGAGAAATGGCGACTCGGGAGTGGGTGCTGCGGTCTGTCTCGGGGGACCTGACGCTGCGGAAGACCCACGACCTGAAATGGGCAAACGCGCCCACTCCTGTCGTGTCGGCGCCTCGAAACAGCgccggcgggggggggggtggttgcTCCCGAACGCTGGCGACCCTTGAGCTCGGGGCCGGGCGTGGGGTGCAGGTAGCTAGTGGCGGGCACTTGGGAAACGGATAGAGGTCACCGACAGCCGGCGCCCGCCGGAGCCGAGCCGAGGACCACCAGATCACCCGCCCGGCGCGCGCCGCCCCCTCCGAGCCCCGGACCCCACGCCCCCGCGGCGGCGCGCGCCGCCCCCTCGCCCTGCCGGGCGCCGAGCTGAGCCGGGCGGGGATCTTCGAGCCGGCGGCCGGGCGCCCGAGTCCCCGCCCctcccgcggcggcggcggcgggccggAGGGGGCGCTCGCGCGCAGGAGCGGGCGCAGCAGGTGCCGCGTTACCTCCACCGCGCGGGGGGAGAGGGGGCGGGCCGGGGCGCGGGAGGCGGGGGGAAGCCGGGGAGCCGAGCCGGGGAGCGCGGCCGGCGCGGCAGGCTGGCACCGGGCTCGCGGCTTCCGGGAGGCGCCGGGGTCGGATAAATACATCCCGGGCGCGCGGGGACCGCCGAGCCGCCTGCACCGCTCGCGCCGCGCCCCGCAGAGCTCCGCCGGCCGACCCCGGCACCGCGCCGCTCCTCCTCCTCGAGCGCGCCGCGCGCGGAGCCGCGGAGAGCGGCGGGCTCGGCCGCCGGCGCCCGGGCCGCTGAGCCGATGAGCGGCGGCGGCTGAGGGCCGCGGCCTCTGCCCGCCCTCCGCCCGGCGCCCGCCGGGGCCGCAGCCGGGGCGCGGGTGGCCGGCCATGGGGGCGCAGTGACGCGCGCGGCTGCCGATCGTCCCTGCGAGCGGCGGGCCCtgctcggcggcggcggcggcggcggcggcgccgggcCCGCGCGCTCTGCCCGGGGCCCCGCGGGAGCCTCCGCCGCGCTCTATGCGCCTCTGCGGGCGCCGCGGGCCCGGGCCATGGCGATAGACCGGCGGCGCgaggcggcgggcggcgggcccGGGAGGCTGCCGCCCGCGGCCGAGGAGAACGGCGCCCTGCCGCCCGGGGACGCGGCGGCCTCGGCGCCCCTCGGGGGACGCGCGGGCCCCGGCGGCGGCGGTGACATCCAGCCGCTGCCCGCGCCGCACGCCGCCGGCGGCCCGCATCCGAGCCTCCTGTTGCTGGACTACGACGGGTCGGTGCTGCCCTTCCTCGGGGGCCTGGGCGGCGGCTACCAGAAGACCCTCGTGCTGCTCACCTGGATCCCCGCGCTGTTCATCGGCTTCAGCCAGTTCTCGGACTCCTTCCTCCTGGACCAGCCCAACTTCTGGTGCCGCGGGGCCGGCAAGGGCGCCGAGTCGGCGGGGGTCACGGCCACGGGCCGGTGGGGCGGCGGCGACCTGGCCAACGGGACCAGCCCCCCGACCACCCTCTTCCCCACCGCCGCCTGGGGGACAGCAGGCCCCCCCGGCAACGGCAGCGGCGCGGACGGGGGCGAGGCGCCGCCCCTCCCGTCCCCCCCGGACACGGGGGACAACGCCTCCAACTGCGACTGCCACGCGTGGGACTATGGCATCCGCACAGGCCTGGTGCAAAACGTGGTCAGCAAGGTAAGGGCAGCGACCGCGCCGGCCCCGCGTCCCCCCCCCGAGCGAGCGCTGTGCCCTCCGCGGTCCCCGCGCGCTTCCCCGCGCGCTCTGCAGACGGGGTCCTGCGGTGGTGCGCGCCCGCGTGTCCACGGCCTCCCGTGGGCTCCCCCTCCTTGCGTCCCCCAGACAGAGGTGCGGGCCCGGGTGCGCGGCCGGACTCCCGCAGCCCTCCGCGGTGACGCTGCCTCCCGACTCCAAGGGGCACCCAAACTCGCGTCCCCGCTGGCACACACGCAAGGGGCGCCTCTCTCTCTGCGAGGGAGCgagcttccctcccccaccctggagCTGTCACTTCGTCCGGGCAGGGATGGCCCGCGGAGGTCGAGAGGCTGATCTGTGAGCCCCTGGCCCTAAGGACGCGCCTCTCTCAAGGTCTGCCCGCTGGAGCCAGGCCCCGGGCTCAGCCCTTTGCCGGCCCGCTGCCCCTAGTCTCCCACAGAGAACCAGCCCCTGCAGAATCGCACCTATGCCCAGGCGTTCTTCCTGGCAGACCGCAGCCATCCCCCGCTGGCTCTGAAAACTGACTAAAACTGAGGGAAGAGCCCAAGTGGTGGCCAGAGTAGCAAAAGGCTTTTGATATTTCCCTGTCCCTGTCCCCAAGTTCAGTCCTCCCCAGAGGCTGGGGTATTTATTTCCGGTTGGAGTTTGCCACCCCCAGTGTTCCTGAGAAAGCAGACACCTCTGGAGTATAGGAAGGGTGCTGAGTTTGTGCTGTTCGGGGACAACCGGGCTCTCACACAGCAGCCCTCTTGTCCCAGCTTTGAGATCAGATCCTGGCCAGCCTCAGCTCAACATGGACTTGCTCCAGCCCAGGGGTCCCCTCTAGCCGAGGTCCTGCATCCTGGGAGACGGAACAGGAGTGTTTGCGAGAGATGCGTCGCCTGCACAAAGACGGAGAATGGGCACTACTAGGAAATTAACACCCAAGACACCTACATATTGTCTGGATTTCTTAACATGTCAGAGAGGTCATATGCCAGTGTGTCAAACAACTTGTGATATTTTGTTCCTTCTGTGTCTTAAACAACTAATTTGCATTTCAAACTAAATGTAGACCTTTCTCCCACTTCCATGCAGTTCTGGGCAGAGTTTGAAATGCTTTGTTTAAATCCAAGACTGAAATTTGATGGTTTATAATAATCCGTGGGCCTGTATTCCCCCTTTTCCTGAAACGTGTGTTAGTAAACAATTGTGCCCCATGGATGTGTAAGATGAAACTCTTACATCATCATAACCATTGTCTTCAGCTTGTACCAGCCTGGTGAGAAGTGATCTGGCCTCTGGGAACTGTTGGATTACCTGTTAATAGGGAGAGCCTTCTAGCTTGTTCCCCTTGAGCCCCCCGCCCCCTGTCAGCCTATCCTCTGCCAAGGTGTTTCTGTGACTGTTTCCCATCCATAGAGGTCAATATCTGTCTTTTGTTTACCAGCAGGAAAAATGAAGAACATTGAGTATCTTAACACTGTTTGTATGTCTGTGAAAGTAAGGGTTTGCAACACTGTCGAATACTTTGAGCCTCTTTCTACAGAAGGGAAGGAATAACGGAGATCAAAGCAGATGCCTGTACAGGGTGGTCTGTCCCGGTGTGACAGGGGAGGCCAACTTGGAGTTAGGCGGTGGGACAGAGAATCGGTAGCCTAGCGGTGCTGTGGATGGTGGGAAGAGACGACTAGAACCATCCTTGAAAGCAGGCTCTGCGGGCACCTCGGAGAGCTGGACAGGTGTTCCAGGCGAGCGATCAAGGGGCTCATGTATGCGCAGCATGGTTTGGGGTGCCTGTGTGTCTGCTCTGTGCGGCTGACAGGGCAGTCCAGGAGATGCAGACTTGAGGACAGTAGGGAGAGATGCATTTCCCTGTAAGACCAAGACTAAAAAGGACATATTGATTTTCATGCACAAATAGGATCTAAATAAAGGTCTGTCCTTCCACGGTGTTCCGTTCCATAACCGATGCTCTCAAGAGCGTCTTAAGCACATTCTGGCAGTGTTAACGCCGGCCGTCCCCTCTGTGGGCCGTGCCCCCTGGATCCTGGATCAGATGGATGGAGGCGGAGCGCATCCTGGGTGGGTGCCGACGCCGGGGGTCGGGGGCCTGTCAGCTTGGCTTGCCCGAGGATAGACTTGGCAGCTTCTCCTCTCAGCAGGTGGAAGTGCAGGGTCTGAGGAGTGCCCTCTGGTGCCCTCCTCCCCAACGGAGTGCCAAGGTCTTCCCCACTCAAAGAAGCCCCGTGTAAGGTTTCTGTCATTCGGCTTCCCTCAGCGTGCGtgtgcccctccctgccccggaGGCCCTGTCCTCTCCCCGGGTGttaggtggggagggggctccttGTTCTTCCTTTTATTGTTGTACACAGTGGTGCtgttggtcagttgctcagtcacatccgactctttgcaaccccatggactgcagcaccccagccttccctgtccttcaccatctcctggagcttgttcaaactcaagtccatcgagttggtgatgccatccaaccacctcatcctctgtcgtccctgtctcctcctgcctgcaatctttcccagcatcagggtctgttccaatgaatcggctcttcgaattaggtggcccaagtattggagcttcggcatcagtccttccaatgaatatattacattatattaaatatatgtttagTTATATACCATtactatatatatcatatattgtcCTTTCTGTTACAGGGGCTCCCCACCTCTGTGCCACAGACCAGTACCTCCTCTCAGATCAGTAGCAGCACTAGATTAGTAATAAAGGGCCCAATGAATGCaatgcccttgaatcatccccaaaccatccccctcaCCCCCAGGCTGTGGAAAATTGTCTTCTACAAAATCAGTCCCCGGTGTgaaaaaggctggggaccactgGGTTATTCCGGCTAGGATAGCTCTGCACCCGTGAACCTGCCAGGCCAGGAAGAGCTCTGGGCTGTTAGAGTTCGGAGGGGCCTTGGAGTGGACAGACCTGCGTCCCCACCCGATGGCGTCCCCAGCGGGGCCATCCCTCGCTGAGGGCCCCGCGAGCCAGCAGCCCACTTCTCAGCTGCTCTTCCGACAGAAAGACGTGCTTTTTGGCAGCGACAACAAGGATCGTCTCATGCCTGTTTGTGCAGCATTCTCCGCTGAACGATTCTTCTTCCTTCGTATCACACCTGCTCAGATAGATCTGAGGGTACAAGGGCTGGGTTCTTTCCTGGCTAGGAAATTTCCAGCTCCTTCAGTCCTTCCATAAGGAACAGAATTTGCCCTTCTGACGGCTCCACGCGGCCTGCGTGTCTCTTAAGCAGACCGCTCAGGACATGGCTGGCAGGCGCACACACCCTGATCTGTCCTGATCAGAATCTTCCACTCATGAAGTTCATAGTCAGCATGTGAAGGCTTTCAGTAGACGCGTCATCTGTCCACCTTGAGGCCGCGGTCACCAAAGCTCGATGGCATCCTGTTCAGGCAGGGCTTTTCTAAGCCAGTGCCCATGTGACATGCTTGCTAGTTTAGGGTTGCTAGATCTCTCCTGTTAGGATCTCTTTTTGTTTCTACTTTATCTCTGTTTTTGTAAATCTCTATTCTTTGCCTGGTCCCTGGTGTTTCAGGATTTGCGGCGCCTTCAAAATAATGCGGGTGACGCCACTTTTGAGCTGCCCTGTAAAGTCTTCAAAGCATTTTCACGTGTTATTGCTTTTGATTAAGAGTGTTGAGCCGTCCAAGACCAGTCTTAACACTGTGTGGTCTTGAGCTTTAAGTCGGCTCACCAGCCTTGAGTGGACCATGAAGTTGGTCCTCAATGTCCACATGCTGTTGACTGCTCTTCCTTTTATCCCCAGCCACGTAGGAAGATTGTCTTGCTTAACACAGCCGTGCTGAGTTTAAAACACTCCTCTCCGTAGTTTGCATGAATCCTGTATTGTTCAGAGTGAACCCTTGTTGGTTTCTAATGCTCTCCACTTCCTCGAACAACCCTTAGAATTGTGCCTAAAATCAGTGTCAGTAACACTTCCTaagcttctctctctttctgtacaTGAAATTTAAGATGTTTGTTTATCTCATGttctgatatttttttctatttgccaAGAATTCTCATAGGTTGCTGGCATTTCTCCTGTGTAACCTGAGAGTTGTTTAAATATCCCAGGAAGTAACTTGACTTCTCTTTCTGGGGCTCAAGACTAGAAGTTCTTTAAAGGGGCTCTGTACAACTGGGATGGAACATAATTGCAATGTCATCACAATAGGACTAGTTTAAGAAAGAACTCACCTCGGGTCAGCCTAGTGTGGTTCTGTTTCACTTGCCTACTACATGCAGCACAGCAGTGAACATCTCTttgcctgtctttttttttttttttttttttaagaaattgaccgtaataaaaaaaaaatgcacccaCATGGGACAGaacacaaagaataaaagcaaGATTTCTCACCATCTCTGCCTCTAAGTTCCCTCTTCAAAAGCAACCATGGTTACAGTTTCTTATGTGTCCTtccaaaaatattctattttcatttatatctatCTTCTCTCCTAAACCTTAACATATCGTAGGCACTGTTTCACGCTTCTTGACCGCCTGTGTGGGGGGAGGGTGTGCATCAGAACTGGGAGCCTCCTCACTTCACTGTTTTTCTGTGTAACAAGGGATCAGGGCACCTTCCGGAGGGGCCTTTTGGTTATGATGCAACATATAGTGAAATTCCGGCACACCTGAAACTTAGAAGTGGAGGCCGCGTTCTTATTTTGATAGATGTTgtctaagtgttctccacagagATCTTATTACCAATTCACACTTCCACTGATTAGCTGGAGGCCCGTTCCCACACTacccccagccccgcccacccCTGGGGCATTGTCACAGTTCTAAATGAGAAACTGTCTTTGGTCATTCTTGTCACTTGCATTCTCTTCTTAGGGAGGGAGGTTAAACATCTCTGAAAATTCTCCAGCcgtttgtctttccttttctttgaactGCGTCTTCACATCCTTTTTGTGTATATCTTTGTGGGGAGGGGGTTATTTTCTTGCTGATTTACAGAAGGACCTTACGCATAAAGGAATTTACTTTATTCAGTATTTGGGatgttttgtaaatgttttttccCCACAGTGTGCTGTTTGTCTTCTGATTTTGTTTGTGGTGTTTTCATCACACACAGACTTCTGGTTTGCATAGTGTCAAATGaa
Proteins encoded in this window:
- the SLC22A23 gene encoding solute carrier family 22 member 23 isoform X3, which codes for MAIDRRREAAGGGPGRLPPAAEENGALPPGDAAASAPLGGRAGPGGGGDIQPLPAPHAAGGPHPSLLLLDYDGSVLPFLGGLGGGYQKTLVLLTWIPALFIGFSQFSDSFLLDQPNFWCRGAGKGAESAGVTATGRWGGGDLANGTSPPTTLFPTAAWGTAGPPGNGSGADGGEAPPLPSPPDTGDNASNCDCHAWDYGIRTGLVQNVVSKWDLVCDNAWKVHSLCVSL
- the SLC22A23 gene encoding solute carrier family 22 member 23 isoform X4, producing the protein MAIDRRREAAGGGPGRLPPAAEENGALPPGDAAASAPLGGRAGPGGGGDIQPLPAPHAAGGPHPSLLLLDYDGSVLPFLGGLGGGYQKTLVLLTWIPALFIGFSQFSDSFLLDQPNFWCRGAGKGAESAGVTATGRWGGGDLANGTSPPTTLFPTAAWGTAGPPGNGSGADGGEAPPLPSPPDTGDNASNCDCHAWDYGIRTGLVQNVVSKE